In Hahella sp. HNIBRBA332, the genomic window TCCTCCACCAGAGCCTAGGAGCTACAGTATCGAGCAACCGGCTCGAATAGCTTTGGATCTTGAAGGGGTGGCAAATTCACTAGCTGAGCGTAGCCATGAGCTGTCAAAGGGTAATACTCAAAGCGTTACCGTGTTAGAAGCTGGTGGTCGAACCAGAGTGATTGTTAATTTAGTTGAACTTGTGCCCTACACTAGCGAAGTTAGAGGCGATACGTTAGTTCTTCGTCTTGGAGAAGGAGGGGGAAATATTGCCCCACAAGCACAGGTAGTAAACAAGTCTTCACAAAATGCAGCATCAACCGCTTCTGCTCGCTCAGCTAGCGCTTCTGCTACCTCAAAGCCTGCAATTGCAGAAGTAGATTTTTTACGAGGTGAGAAAGGTGATGGCAGGGTTCTAATTACGTTGACGAATCCTAAAGTTAGCGTAGATATGTCAGAAGAGGCTGGTAACATAAAGCTTGTGTTCAATGGTGTATCGCTTCCGGCTGAGTTGCAGCGTCGGCTAGATGTGACGGACTTTGCTACTCCTGTCCGCATCGTCGACTCGTTCGTCGAAAGTGGTAATGCTACTGTATTAATTAAGCCCGAGGGCGATTATGACTACTTGGCTTATCAGGCCGATAATCAGTTTACTCTGGCTGTAGAGCCTTTGACGGAGGAAGAGTCCGAGCAGCGGCGCAAAGATAAATTTCCTTATTCAGGAGAGAAGCTATCTCTCAATTTTCAAGATATTGAAGTTCGTTCAGTGCTGCAGTTGATTGCAGACTTCACCGGATTGAACTTAGTTGCAAGTGATACTGTGGGAGGGCGTATTACCCTCAGGCTACAAAATGTTCCTTGGGACCAAGCCTTGGAATTAATTCTTAAAACTAAAGGACTAGATCAACGTAAAGTAGGGAATGTTCTTTTGGTTGCCCCGGCTGAAGAAATTGCTGCGAGGGAAAGACTAGAGCTTGAGGCTAGTAAGCAAGTTAAAGAGTTGGCTCCAGTTAGGCTTGAAGTGGTTCAGATTAATTACGCAAAGGCGCAAGATATCGTTGGTCTGCTAAAAGAGGATAAGGATCTTATATCATCTAGAGGCTTTATCTCTTCAGATGAAAGGACGAATACCATTAGCATTCGCGAAACCGCAGAAAAGCTGGCTCAGGTGAGAAGGTTAATTCAAACCTGGGATGTGCCTGTAAGCCAAGTTTTAATTGAGGCTCGAATTGTAAGAGCAAGGACCGATGCTGTTTCTGACTTTGGTATTGAGTGGGGTGGGTTTTACGACAAAACGAATAGTGACTCTAGAATTGTTGTCGGCGGTTCTCGTGGGACAATGGTAGAGAGAGTCAATGGAGACCCGGTTCAATTTCCAGGAGCATTGGCTGTGGATTTGGGGGTTACGAAAACAAATGCAAGTTCTTTGGCCCTAGGTTTCCTCAAGGATAGTAGGTTAATATCAATGGAGCTATCTGCTCTGGAGTCCGATGGTAAAGGTGAGATCGTCGCACAGCCTAAGATAGTGAGTGCAGATAGGCAGACTGCTCGAATAGAGTCCGGTGAGGAAATTCCTTATCAAGAAGCAACGTCAAGTGGCGCGACCTCTATATCATTTAAGAAGGCAGTTTTGGCATTAGAGGTGACCCCTCAGATAACTCCGGATGATAAAATTATAATGGATCTGGTTGTTAATCAGGATTCGCGTGGAGATGTAACGGCAGGAATCCCTAGCATCGATACCAACGAAGTGAAGACTCAGGTGTTGGTAGGGAATGGTGAGACAATCGTATTGGGTGGAATATTCACAGCAGAGACCTCTACGACGACCACAAAAACCCCCTTCCTTGGTGATGTTCCTTATTTAGGGAGGCTCTTTACTAAAAAGGAAAATACTAATGAGAGGTCCGAACTCTTGATCTTCATCACACCAAAACTAATCACTAACGGCCTGATCGAAAACTAAGGTTAAGTGACGAGATGAAAAAGCCGCCGCAAGGCGGCTTTTTTGTGCCTGTTCGCCAGCAAAAGTGGAGGGGGATGGGATTGGCGTGATATGCTCCGCTACCGTGGCGTATCAATATGGACTGTTCGGGTGAAAGCGAAGAAGAATGTCGTTCTGGTGGGCCCTATGGGGACCGGTAAAACTACAATCGGCAAATTGCTTGCGAAAGAGCTTCAATTTGAGTTTGTGGACTCTGATCGTGAAATCGAGGCCCGTTGCGGCGCTGATATTCCCTGGATATTCGATGTAGAAGGCGAGGTTGGCTTTCGTGGGCGGGAAAAGAGTGTTATCGCTGACCTGTCGCAACGGGATGCGGTCGTCATTGCCACTGGCGGTGGCGCTGTTGTAGATCCAGATAATCAGAGCGCGCTGAAAGAAAACGGCTTCATCGTTTATCTCCACACCTCCGTAGAGCAACAATATCAGCGCACTCGTAAAGACCGCAAAAGACCTTTGCT contains:
- the pilQ gene encoding type IV pilus secretin PilQ, producing the protein MKVYLRPFENLVEKTMTARILKVWLSFIALAISGWAGATSLTGIEFAALPGDRTEIKLQFDSPPPEPRSYSIEQPARIALDLEGVANSLAERSHELSKGNTQSVTVLEAGGRTRVIVNLVELVPYTSEVRGDTLVLRLGEGGGNIAPQAQVVNKSSQNAASTASARSASASATSKPAIAEVDFLRGEKGDGRVLITLTNPKVSVDMSEEAGNIKLVFNGVSLPAELQRRLDVTDFATPVRIVDSFVESGNATVLIKPEGDYDYLAYQADNQFTLAVEPLTEEESEQRRKDKFPYSGEKLSLNFQDIEVRSVLQLIADFTGLNLVASDTVGGRITLRLQNVPWDQALELILKTKGLDQRKVGNVLLVAPAEEIAARERLELEASKQVKELAPVRLEVVQINYAKAQDIVGLLKEDKDLISSRGFISSDERTNTISIRETAEKLAQVRRLIQTWDVPVSQVLIEARIVRARTDAVSDFGIEWGGFYDKTNSDSRIVVGGSRGTMVERVNGDPVQFPGALAVDLGVTKTNASSLALGFLKDSRLISMELSALESDGKGEIVAQPKIVSADRQTARIESGEEIPYQEATSSGATSISFKKAVLALEVTPQITPDDKIIMDLVVNQDSRGDVTAGIPSIDTNEVKTQVLVGNGETIVLGGIFTAETSTTTTKTPFLGDVPYLGRLFTKKENTNERSELLIFITPKLITNGLIEN
- the aroK gene encoding shikimate kinase AroK; translation: MLRYRGVSIWTVRVKAKKNVVLVGPMGTGKTTIGKLLAKELQFEFVDSDREIEARCGADIPWIFDVEGEVGFRGREKSVIADLSQRDAVVIATGGGAVVDPDNQSALKENGFIVYLHTSVEQQYQRTRKDRKRPLLRSEDPLSVLKKLMSVREPIYRSIADLIISTDSKRPKGVVRDIVKTLRASREETVER